A single Oryza brachyantha chromosome 8, ObraRS2, whole genome shotgun sequence DNA region contains:
- the LOC121055180 gene encoding dehydration-responsive element-binding protein 1I-like — protein MFTTKLLKEMTGESPAFRASTTSSSATPVPGQGHGQLRRSSPPKRPAGRTKFHETRHPVFRGVRRRGRAGRWVCEVRVPGRRGCRLWLGTFDAPEAAARAHDAAMLALRGRAACLNFADSAWLLAVPPPATLRSARDVQHAVAQALEDFQQRESVAPLAAEDAMSATSEPSATSDDDAVTSSSTSDVDVDDEEASPFELDVLSDMGWSLYYASLAEGLLMEPPASGASSDDDDGDGDSCEIADVSLWSY, from the coding sequence ATGTTTACGACGAAATTACTCAAGGAGATGACCGGCGAGTCGCCGGCGTTCCGTGCCTCCACGACGTCGTCCTCGGCGACGCCGGTGCCGGGGCAGGGACACGGCCAGCTgcgccgctcctccccgcCCAAGCGCCCCGCGGGGCGCACCAAGTTCCACGAGACCCGCCACCCGGTGTTCCGCGGCGTGCGCCGCCGGGGGCGCGCGGGGCGGTGGGTGTGCGAGGTCCGCGTGCCGGGCCGCCGCGGCTGCAGGCTCTGGCTCGGCACGTTCGACGCccccgaggcggcggcccgcGCGCACGACGCCGCCATGCTCGCActccgcggccgcgccgcgtGCCTCAACTTCGCCGACTCCGCCTGGCTGCTCGCCGTGCCCCCGCCGGCCACGCTCCGCAGCGCCCGCGACGTCCAGCACGCCGTCGCGCAGGCTCTGGAGGACTTCCAGCAGCGCGAGTCCGTGGCGCCACTCGCCGCCGAGGACGCCATGTCTGCCACGTCCGAGCCGTCCGCCacgagcgacgacgacgccgtcaccagcagcagcacgagcgacgtcgacgtcgacgacgaggaggcttCCCCGTTCGAGCTGGACGTGCTGAGCGACATGGGCTGGAGCTTGTACTACGCGAGCTTAGCGGAGGGCCTCCTCATGGAGCCGCCGGCTTCCGGCGCAtcgtccgacgacgacgacggcgacggcgactcaTGTGAGATCGCTGACGTGTCTCTGTGGAGCTACTAA
- the LOC102721301 gene encoding traB domain-containing protein isoform X1 gives MAAGPTPSTAASFRPPLPPPPPCFDYREAMLGHTRAAAVTAADPALAALVESGALVRVPRRRFGPVPAWRPPDFVEPEDVWILGTSHLSEQSVADVERVLLAVRPDNVVVELCRSRAGIMYAATADSSAGDGEPLLKSNMFSLGGSKFFGAINRSINLGGQTALALRLLLAVFSSKISSGANRPFGEEFRAARKVSEDLGAQLVLGDRPIEITLERAWKSLSWDEKTKLVASLFRGITSTTDTPQDEKAAGSPYELYEKLSISYPSLLQPLIHERDMFLAWSLKRSKAVNKSKTVVGIVGKGHMNGVVYALISDQGDLRFRDLVGRASSDTWASSLIKGLVRDTIIGIVLWALYEQLQAVI, from the exons ATGGCAGCGGGGCCCACCCCATCCACCGCGGCGTCGTtccggccgccgctcccgccgccgccgccgtgcttcGACTACAGGGAGGCCATGCTGGGCCACACGCGGGCGGCCGCCGTGACCGCCGCGGACCCGGCGCTGGCCGCGCTGGTCGAGTCCGGCGCGCTGGTGCGCGTGCCCCGGCGCCGGTTCGGGCCCGTGCCGGCGTGGCGCCCGCCGGACTTCGTCGAGCCAGAGGACGTCTGGATCCTCGGGACGTCCCACCTCTCCGAGCAgtccgtcgccgacgtcgagcgggtgctcctcgccgtccgcccggacaacgtcgtcgtcgagctcTGCCGGAGCAG AGCTGGAATCATGTACGCGGCCACCGCCGATTCttccgccggcgacggcgagccgctCCTCAAATCCAACATGTTCTCCCTCGGCGGCTCCAAGTTCTTCGGAGCCATCAACCGGAGCATCAATCTGG GTGGACAGACTGCACTTGCTCTGCGTCTGCTCCTGGCCGTTTTCTCCTCAAAGATCTCTTCTGGTGCAAACCGTCCCTTCGGAGAAGAG TTCCGAGCTGCTAGGAAGGTGTCTGAAGATCTTGGTGCTCAACTCGTTCTTGGGGATCGTCCAATTGAAATAACT CTTGAACGGGCTTGGAAATCCCTTAGCTGGGATGAAAAGACTAAATTGGTAGCCTCATTGTTCCGAGGAATTACATCTACTACTGACACACCT CAGGATGAGAAAGCTGCAGGCAGCCCATACGAATTGTATGAAAAACTGAGCATCTCATATCCCTCACTGCTGCAACCGCTGATACATGAGCGTGACATG TTCCTTGCATGGTCCCTGAAGAGGAGTAAAGCTGTGAACAAGAGCAAGACAGTTGTTGGGATAGTAGGAAAAGGACATATGAATGGTGTGGTGTATGCACTGATCTCTGATCAAGGAGACTTGAGATTTCGTGACCTTGTTGGTAGAGCATCATCTGACACTTGGGCAAGCTCACTTATCAAAGGACTGGTCAGAGATACAATAATAGGCATTGTACTCTGGGCGCTATATGAACAGTTGCAGGCTGTTATCTAA
- the LOC102721301 gene encoding traB domain-containing protein isoform X2 produces MAAGPTPSTAASFRPPLPPPPPCFDYREAMLGHTRAAAVTAADPALAALVESGALVRVPRRRFGPVPAWRPPDFVEPEDVWILGTSHLSEQSVADVERVLLAVRPDNVVVELCRSRAGIMYAATADSSAGDGEPLLKSNMFSLGGSKFFGAINRSINLGGQTALALRLLLAVFSSKISSGANRPFGEEFRAARKVSEDLGAQLVLGDRPIEITLERAWKSLSWDEKTKLVASLFRGITSTTDTPDEKAAGSPYELYEKLSISYPSLLQPLIHERDMFLAWSLKRSKAVNKSKTVVGIVGKGHMNGVVYALISDQGDLRFRDLVGRASSDTWASSLIKGLVRDTIIGIVLWALYEQLQAVI; encoded by the exons ATGGCAGCGGGGCCCACCCCATCCACCGCGGCGTCGTtccggccgccgctcccgccgccgccgccgtgcttcGACTACAGGGAGGCCATGCTGGGCCACACGCGGGCGGCCGCCGTGACCGCCGCGGACCCGGCGCTGGCCGCGCTGGTCGAGTCCGGCGCGCTGGTGCGCGTGCCCCGGCGCCGGTTCGGGCCCGTGCCGGCGTGGCGCCCGCCGGACTTCGTCGAGCCAGAGGACGTCTGGATCCTCGGGACGTCCCACCTCTCCGAGCAgtccgtcgccgacgtcgagcgggtgctcctcgccgtccgcccggacaacgtcgtcgtcgagctcTGCCGGAGCAG AGCTGGAATCATGTACGCGGCCACCGCCGATTCttccgccggcgacggcgagccgctCCTCAAATCCAACATGTTCTCCCTCGGCGGCTCCAAGTTCTTCGGAGCCATCAACCGGAGCATCAATCTGG GTGGACAGACTGCACTTGCTCTGCGTCTGCTCCTGGCCGTTTTCTCCTCAAAGATCTCTTCTGGTGCAAACCGTCCCTTCGGAGAAGAG TTCCGAGCTGCTAGGAAGGTGTCTGAAGATCTTGGTGCTCAACTCGTTCTTGGGGATCGTCCAATTGAAATAACT CTTGAACGGGCTTGGAAATCCCTTAGCTGGGATGAAAAGACTAAATTGGTAGCCTCATTGTTCCGAGGAATTACATCTACTACTGACACACCT GATGAGAAAGCTGCAGGCAGCCCATACGAATTGTATGAAAAACTGAGCATCTCATATCCCTCACTGCTGCAACCGCTGATACATGAGCGTGACATG TTCCTTGCATGGTCCCTGAAGAGGAGTAAAGCTGTGAACAAGAGCAAGACAGTTGTTGGGATAGTAGGAAAAGGACATATGAATGGTGTGGTGTATGCACTGATCTCTGATCAAGGAGACTTGAGATTTCGTGACCTTGTTGGTAGAGCATCATCTGACACTTGGGCAAGCTCACTTATCAAAGGACTGGTCAGAGATACAATAATAGGCATTGTACTCTGGGCGCTATATGAACAGTTGCAGGCTGTTATCTAA
- the LOC102721577 gene encoding protein DETOXIFICATION 49-like translates to MCHCSKVAQCHQPLLPPPEACPALHDRPRSARGGGAIGEVASIVRLAMPMVGAGLLMYMRSMVSMLFLGRLGSLPLAGGSLALGFANITGYSVLSGLAAGMDPVCGQAFGAGRTSVLTAALRRTVMLLLAASAPISVLWLAMRRVLVATGQDPDIAACAYEFILCSLPDLAVQSFLHPLRVYLRAQSITLPLTYAAAAALVLHVPVNVLLVQSLDLGIRGVALAAVWTNLNFLLFLVAYAYFSGLIHSDGNGEPAACVVTAGEEGGATTMEWRCLVTLSMHSCMSVCLEWWWYEIMVLLCGVLADPKAAVAAMGIMIQTTSLVYIFPHSLSCAVSTRVGHELGAGRPERARLVARVGLVCGAALGVVACAFAASLRGVWARVFTTDAAILRLASSALPILGAAELGNCPQTAGCGVLRGSARPGKAARINASAFYGVGMPAALALAFWPARLDFRGMWAGMLAAQLVCAALMLLAVRRTDWDEQAVRARELTGAVAIAAVVVGDGDVIKSDHAEPAKANADSGFLVVTVLS, encoded by the coding sequence ATGTGTCACTGCTCCAAGGTGGCGCAGTGCCACCAGCCGCTGCTCCCGCCACCGGAGGCATGCCCGGCTCTGCATGACCGGCCGAGGtcagcgcgcggcggcggcgcgatcGGCGAGGTGGCGTCGATTGTGCGGCTCGCGATGCCGATGGTCGGAGCTGGCCTGCTCATGTATATGCGTTCGATGGTGTCCATGCTCTTTCTTGGCCGGCTTGGCAGtctgccgctcgccggcggctcCCTCGCGCTCGGCTTCGCTAATATCACGGGGTACTCGGTGCTGTCtgggctcgccgccggcatggATCCCGTCTGCGGCCAGGCGTTCGGCGCCGGGCGCACGTCTGTGCTgacggcggcgctccggcgcaCGGTCATGCTGCTCCTCGCCGCGTCCGCGCCCATCAGCGTGCTCTGGCTCGCCATGCGCCgcgtcctcgtcgccaccggccaGGACCCCGACATTGCCGCCTGCGCCTACGAGTTCATCCTCTGCTCGCTCCCGGACCTCGCCGTGCAGTCCTTCCTCCACCCGCTCCGCGTGTACCTCCGCGCGCAGTCCATCACGCTCCCGCTCacgtacgccgccgccgcagcgctCGTGCTCCACGTCCCGGTCAACGTCCTCCTCGTGCAAAGCCTCGACCTTGGGATCCGCGgcgtcgcgctcgccgccgtctggACCAACCTCAACTTCTTGCTCTTCCTCGTGGCGTACGCCTACTTCTCCGGTCTGATTCATAGCGACGGCAATGGCGAACCGGCCGCATgcgtggtgacggccggcgaggagggcggcgcgacgacgatggaGTGGCGGTGCTTGGTGACGCTGTCCATGCACAGCTGCATGTCGGTGTGCTtggagtggtggtggtacgAGATCATGGTGCTTCTCTGCGGCGTGCTCGCCGACccgaaggcggcggtggcggcgatggGGATAATGATACAGACCACGTCTCTGGTGTACATCTTCCCGCACTCCCTCAGCTGCGCCGTGTCGACGCGCGTCGGCCACGAGCTCGGCGCGGGGCGGCCGGAGCGCGCGCGCCTCGTGGCCCGCGTCGGGCTCGTCTGCGGCGCCGCGCTCGGCGTCGTGGCGTGCGCGTTCGCGGCGTCCCTGAGAGGCGTCTGGGCGCGGGTGTTCACCACCGACGCCGCCATCCTGCGGCTGGCGTCGTCGGCGCTGCCCATTCTCGGCGCGGCCGAGCTCGGCAACTGCCCGCAGACGGCCGGCTGCGGCGTGCTCCGCGGCAGCGCGCGGCcggggaaggcggcgaggaTCAACGCCTCGGCCTTCTACGGCGTCGGCATGCCGGCCGCGCTGGCGCTGGCGTTCTGGCCGGCGCGGCTCGACTTCCGGGGCATGTGGGCCGGCATGCTCGCTGCGCAGCTGGTGTGCGCGGCGCTGATGCTGCTCGCCGTGCGGCGCACCGACTGGGACGAACAGGCCGTCCGCGCGCGCGAGCtcaccggcgccgtcgccatcgccgccgttgTCGTTGGCGATGGCGACGTCATCAAAAGCGACCATGCAGAGCCAGCCAAAGCAAACGCAGACAGTGGCTTCCTCGTGGTGACAGTGCTAAGTTGA
- the LOC102721860 gene encoding BAG family molecular chaperone regulator 3 translates to MMRGKDQKAAAFPAMKKETAAAAVKEEVWEVRPGGMLVQKRSPDSDPPPGGAPVPTIRVKVKFNGVYHEIYINSQASFGELKKLLSEKTGLHPDDQKVVYKDKERDSKAFLDMAGVKDRSKMVLLEDPTAQAKRLLEERRHSKAERAAKSISRVALDVDKLASKVSALETIVGKGGRVVDADVVALTEALMNELVKLDYIAADGEVKEQRRVQEKRVQKYVEALDAIRAKTKNAAAPKANGHAKARPPHLPPRPPPAQQQQRRQFQPPAPATATAPAPQTATANWESFDLLSSVPSTSSAPVTTMAPATTTTTSPSPRFEWELF, encoded by the exons ATGATGCGCGGGAAGGATCAGAAAGCAGCGGCATTTCCGGCGATGAAgaaggagacggcggcggcggcggtgaaggagGAGGTGTGGGAGGTGCGGCCGGGCGGCATGCTGGTGCAGAAGCGGAGCCCGGACTCCGACCCGCCCCCCGGCGGCGCCCCCGTGCCGACCATCCGCGTCAAGGTCAAGTTCAATGGCGTCTACCACGAGATCTACATCAACTCGCAGGCGTCCTTCGGCGAGCTCAAGAAGCTCCTCTCCGAGAAGACGGGGCTCCACCCCGACGACCAGAAGGTGGTCTACAAGGACAAGGAGAGGGACTCCAAGGCGTTCTTGGACATGGCCGGCGTCAAGGACCGCTCCAAGATGGTGCTCCTCGAGGACCCCACCGCCCAGGCCAAGCGCCTCCTCGAGGAGCGCCGCCATAGCAAGGCCGAGCGCGCCGCCAAGTCCATCTCCCGCGTCGCCCTCGACGTCGACAAGCTCGCCTCCAAG GTGTCGGCGCTGGAGACGATCGTGGGCAAGGGCGGGAGGGTCGTTGATGCCGACGTGGTGGCGCTCACCGAGGCGCTGATGAACGAGCTGGTCAAGCTGGACTACATTGCCGCGGACGGCGAGGTCAAGGAGCAGCGGCGAGTGCAGGAGAAGCGGGTGCAGAAGTACGTCGAGGCCCTCGACGCCATCCGTGCCAAGACCAAGAACGCAGCGGCGCCCAAGGCCAACGGTCACGCCAAGGCCCGGCCGCCGCAcctgccgccgcggccgcccccggcgcagcagcagcagcgccggcAGTtccagccgccggcgcccgcgacggcgaccgcgcccgcgccacaGACCGCGACAGCCAACTGGGAGTCGTTCGACCTGCTCTCGTCTGTGCCGTCCACGTCCTCGGCCCCGGTGACCACCATGGCGCcggcgaccaccaccaccacctcgccgtccCCGAGGTTCGAGTGGGAGCTCTTCTAG